In the genome of Sphingomonas alpina, the window ACGACAAATCCCCTGCCCCTTGGACAGCTTGCCCCGTTGAGAGACGGTCCGCGTCCTGCTAGGCGCTGGCGATGGCCGACTCCGTACCCCAAATCGCTCCGACCGATACGCCGGCCAAGCCGCCTGAGAAGCGCCGCCTGGGCGATCTGGCGATGGTCTGGCACCATGCGTCGCGCTATCCGCGCCAGATCGCCATTGCCGGCCTGGCGCTGATCACGACATCGGCGGCGACGATCGCTATACCCTATGGCTTTCGGCAAGTGATCGATCGCGGTTTCGTGCCCGGCCATGCCGAGGCTGTCGCGTCCTCCTTCCACTATCTGCTGATGATCGTCGTGGTGCTCGCGATCGCCACTGCGGTGCGGTTCTACTATGTTTCATGGCTCGGCGAACGCGTCGTGGCCGACATCCGCACCTCGGTGCAAAGCCATCTTCTCACCCTGACGCCGCGTTTCTTCGAAGAGAATCGCCCGTCCGAGATCGCATCGCGTCTCACGTCGGACACGACATTGATCGAACAGGTCGTCGGCACGACCGTATCGGTGGCGTTGCGCAACAGCTTCACCGGCGTTGGCGGGCTGATTTATCTGTTCGCACTCTCGCCCAAGCTGGCGGGCATGCTGATGCTGGGCATTCCCGCGATCATCCTGCCGATCACCTTGCTCGGACGGCGCATCCGCAATCAATCGCGCACATCGCAGGATCGCGTCGCCGATGTCGGTTCGATCGCAACCGAGACGCTTGGCGCGATGAAGATCGTGCAGGCCTTCGGGCAGGAGCAGCGCGAAGCCACGCGCTTCTCCGATGCGGTGGCGGCGACCTTCGCTGCGGCGCGGCGGCGAATCGGGTTGCGCGCTGTGATGACCGCAATCGTAATCTGCATGATCTTCGGATCGATCACCCTGGTGCTGTGGGAAGGCGCGATCGATGCCGCTGCGGGCCGGATCAGCGGCGGATCGATCGCTGCGTTCGTCCTGACCGGCGCGATCGTTGCCGGGGCGTTCGGGGCACTGACCGAGGTCTATGGCGATCTGCTGCGCGGCGCGGGCGCAGCCGGGCGACTCGGTGAACTGCTCGCCGAACGGCCCGAGATCGCGGCGCCGGCCAATCCCACCCCCCTGCCCTTGCCGGCACGCGGCGCGATCGAGTTCGACCATGTCCGCTTCCATTACCCCACCCGCCGCGAAGTCTCCGCGCTGGCCGATTTTTCGCTGGCGATCGCGCCGGGCGAAACGGTCGCGGTGGTCGGCCCGTCGGGGGCGGGGAAGACGACCCTGTTCCAGCTGATCCAGCGCTTCTACGATCCCGATGCCGGCGAGATTCGCATGGACGGCGTTCCCCTGCCCCAGGCCGACCCTGCGGAGGTCCGCCGCCGCATCGCCATGGTGCCGCAGGAAACGGTGATCTTCGGCGCATCCGCACGCGACAATCTGCGCTACGGCAAATGGGAAGCGGGCGACGACGAACTATGGGCCGCGGCCGAAGCCGCCAATGCCGCCGAATTCCTGCGCAAGCTGCCCGAAGGCCTCGACACCTTCATGGGTGAAGGCGGCGCGCGCCTGTCCGGCGGGCAGCGCCAGCGCGTGGCGATCGCCCGCGCTCTGCTGCGCGACGCCCCGATCCTGTTGCTCGACGAAGCGACCAGCGCGCTTGATGCCGAAAGCGAGCGGCTGGTGCAGGACGCGCTCGAACGACTGATGGAACAGCGTACCACCTTGGTCATCGCCCACCGCCTCGCCACCGTCCGCGCGGCAAAGCGGATCATCGTGATGAGCGACGGGCAAATCGTCGAGAGCGGCACGCATAGCGGGCTGATCGGGCAGAATGGTCTCTATGCCCGGCTGGCGAGCTTGCAGTTCAGCGAAGCGGCCTAGGACGGATCCATAATCGGCGACGCACCGCTTCGGATTTCGATATCCCGATTCAAGAGCGGCACGGAGCAGGGCAGCACGAGGCCGGACAAGGTGCTGCGAAGCCCCGCCCCGCTCTTTCTCATGACTGAAAATATTGACGCGTTCTGCGCTGGCTGTTCCTGGCGATAACAGCCAGCATCGTTCGCTGTTAGCTGGCTGTTATGCTGGCTGTTATGCTGGCTGTTACCTGGCTGTTATTCGATAACAGCCAGCCATGGTATAAATCATTGACAATACACAATAAATGAGACCCGAAAATCCAACTTAACAGCCAGCAAAATTAACTTTCCGAAATAACAGCCAGGAACAGCCAGATATTCGCTCTGCCATTGGTCCCGCTGCTGGCCGGGGCAGTCGTGGAACTGGACACACGCCGGTCATCACCCTCCAAAATAACCCCCCGCCACACTTGTTCCGGCCCCCACCGTGCCGCAAGATGCGCCATCGCCATCGGCGCGACAGGCCCCGGAACCAGTCCGGGGTAATGAATCTGGAGAGAATGACATGGCCCGCGACTTCGATATCATCGTGTACGGCGCCACCGGATTCACTGGCCGCCTGGTGGTCGAATATCTCATCCAGACCAACACGCCGCGCTGGGCGATGGCCGGCCGCTCGCTGACCAAACTGCAAGAGATACGAGACGAGGTCGGCGCGCCGGCCGACACGGTCCTCATCGCCGCCAATTCCGACGACCCCGCGACACTGAAGGCGATGTGCGAGCGAGCTCAGGTCGTGCTGACCACGGTCGGTCCGTACCAGCTTTACGGCAATGAACTGGTCGCCGCCTGTGCCGAAACCGGCACCGACTATGTCGACCTGTGCGGCGAGCCGGCCTGGATGCGGCACATGATCGACGCGCATCACGAAACCGCCAAGCGCAGCGGTGCCCGGATCGTGCTCAGTTGCGGCTTCGATTCGATCCCGTTCGATCTTGGCGTGCTGACCCTGCAGGAGGCGGCCAAGGCCAAATACGGCAAGCCCGCGCCGCGGGTGAAGTGCCGGGTGCGGAAAATGCAGGGCGGCGCCTCGGGCGGCACGGTCGCGAGCCTGAAGGCGACGCTGGCCGCCGCCGCCAGGGATCCGTCGATCCTCGGCCTGCTGGTCAATCCGTTCGCGCTGACCCCGGGCTTTACCGGTCCGAGCCAGCCCAAGGGGCTGTTGCCGGAATATGACCGCACGATCGAGGCCTGGGTCGCGCCGTTCATCATGGCGCCGATCAACACCAAGAATGTCCACCGCACCAATTTCCTGCTCGGCCAGAGCTATGGCGCGGACTTCGTCTATGACGAGATGATGGTTGCCCCCGGCCTGGGCGATATGGGCAAGGCGGCGGCCGAGGCGATCGCCAGGATCAACCCGCTCGCCAGCGACAAGGGCCCGAAGCCCGGCGAAGGACCGTCGAAGGAAGAACGCGAGAACGGCTATTACGACCTGTTGTTCGTCGGCGAGATGCCCGACGGTACGCGGATCGACGCAGTAGTCACCGGCGACCGCGACCCCGGGTACGGATCGACCAGCAAGATGATCTCCGAGGCCGCGCTGTGCCTGGTCCATGATGTACCCAGCGGCAGCGAGAAAGGCGGCGGTCTGTGGACGCCGGGTGCGCTGATGGGCGATGCACTGCGCAAGCGGTTGGTGGAGCGCGCGGGGCTGACCTTTACGGCGGGGTGAATGGCCCGACGCTTATCGGCCATAAAGCCCCTCCCTTTATGGGAGGGGAGAAGTGGGCAGTAACGCTGCCTCATGCTCCGTATCAATGACCCATCATACCATCATCTCAACCGCGATAGAAAAGCATCGCGATACCCGCAATGGCAAGCGCCAGGACGATCGCAATCGGCACCATGCGCCGGCTCAGCGCATCGGCATCGGCAAGCGCGGCGGGGATGTTGAACCAGTATCGCCCCGGCGCGACCTCGCGAACGATACCCCTGGCCAGCAATCGCTCGAACGCCCTGCGGTCACGCTCCGCGGGCACATGCTCGATCGCATCCCCGGGCGTGATCGCATGGCGCGCGAGGAAAATCTCCGCCGTCCTCCCGCGTACGCGCACCCCGACGCGGCTGCCATCGCGCGCAATCATCGCTTGCGTCCCTGATGCCGGATATTCGCCGGCCGACCGCGCCGCTTGATCACTCGCGCAGGTTTAACATCGCGCTCCGGTGACGCTCCCTTGCCATCGACCATCTCGAAGCGCAGCGCACCCGATACGGGATTCGCCTCGGCAAGGCGCAGCGAGAGGCGCTGCCCGCTGGCATATTCGGTGCCGCTATGCTCGCCGACCAGTTTGCGGGCCGCCTCGTCGAAGCGGAAATATTCGCCGCCGATATCGCGCACGGGCATCAGGCCGTCGCCGCCAATCCCCTCGACGGTCGCGAAGAAACCGAAATTGGTCACGCCCGTAATACGCGTCTCGACCACCTGCCCCACGCGTTCGGCAAGGAAGGCCGCGACATAACGGTCGATCGTGTCGCGCTCCGCCTCCATCGCGCGGCGCTCGAGCGCGGAGATCCCTTCGCCGATCCGCTCCATGCCGGCGGCCTCGCCTTCGGTCAGCCCGCCCGGGCCGAGCTTGTAGGCGCTGACCAGAGCGCGGTGGACGATCAGGTCGGCATAGCGCCGGATCGGCGAGGTGAAGTGCGCATAGCTGCCCAGCGCCAACCCGAAATGGCCGTGATTGGCGGGGGCGTAATAGGCCTGGGTCTGGGTACGCAGCACCTGCTCCATCACCTGCTGGCGGAAATCGACCTCGCCGACCTTGTCGAGAATATGATTGAAGGTCGCCGGGCGCACGACCTGGCCGAGCGCGAACTCGACGCCGAAGGTCTTGAGATAGTCCTTGAGCGCGACCAGCTTCTCGCGGCTCGGCTCTTCATGCACACGGTACATGACCGGCGCCTTCTTCGCCTCGAGCGCCTTGGCCGCCGCGACATTGGCGGCGATCATGTAATCCTCGATCAGCTTGTGCGCGTCGAGCCGCTCGCGTGGCGCAACCGACATGATGCGGCCTTTCTCGTCAAGGACGACGCGGCGTTCGGGCAAGTCGAGATCGAGCGGGCTGCGCTTCTCGCGCGCTTTGTAAAGCGCGTGCCAGCATGCCCAGAGCGGCTTCAGCGCAGTTTCGGTCAGCGGATGCTCGATCTCGCCATCGATCGCCGCCTGCGCGTCCTCATAGGCGATATTGGCGGCGATCCGCACCACAGCGCGGGTGAAGCGCCAGGATTTCAGCTCGCCCGATTTGCCGATCTGCATATGGCAGACGAGCGCGCCGCGATCCGCGCCTTCCTTCAGCGAACACACGTCCGCTGACAGCACCTCCGGCAACATCGGCACGACGCGGTCGGGGAAATAGACCGAATTGCCGCGCCGCCGCGCTTCGCGATCGAGGTCGGATCCGGGGCGGACATA includes:
- a CDS encoding ABC transporter transmembrane domain-containing protein — translated: MADSVPQIAPTDTPAKPPEKRRLGDLAMVWHHASRYPRQIAIAGLALITTSAATIAIPYGFRQVIDRGFVPGHAEAVASSFHYLLMIVVVLAIATAVRFYYVSWLGERVVADIRTSVQSHLLTLTPRFFEENRPSEIASRLTSDTTLIEQVVGTTVSVALRNSFTGVGGLIYLFALSPKLAGMLMLGIPAIILPITLLGRRIRNQSRTSQDRVADVGSIATETLGAMKIVQAFGQEQREATRFSDAVAATFAAARRRIGLRAVMTAIVICMIFGSITLVLWEGAIDAAAGRISGGSIAAFVLTGAIVAGAFGALTEVYGDLLRGAGAAGRLGELLAERPEIAAPANPTPLPLPARGAIEFDHVRFHYPTRREVSALADFSLAIAPGETVAVVGPSGAGKTTLFQLIQRFYDPDAGEIRMDGVPLPQADPAEVRRRIAMVPQETVIFGASARDNLRYGKWEAGDDELWAAAEAANAAEFLRKLPEGLDTFMGEGGARLSGGQRQRVAIARALLRDAPILLLDEATSALDAESERLVQDALERLMEQRTTLVIAHRLATVRAAKRIIVMSDGQIVESGTHSGLIGQNGLYARLASLQFSEAA
- a CDS encoding saccharopine dehydrogenase family protein yields the protein MARDFDIIVYGATGFTGRLVVEYLIQTNTPRWAMAGRSLTKLQEIRDEVGAPADTVLIAANSDDPATLKAMCERAQVVLTTVGPYQLYGNELVAACAETGTDYVDLCGEPAWMRHMIDAHHETAKRSGARIVLSCGFDSIPFDLGVLTLQEAAKAKYGKPAPRVKCRVRKMQGGASGGTVASLKATLAAAARDPSILGLLVNPFALTPGFTGPSQPKGLLPEYDRTIEAWVAPFIMAPINTKNVHRTNFLLGQSYGADFVYDEMMVAPGLGDMGKAAAEAIARINPLASDKGPKPGEGPSKEERENGYYDLLFVGEMPDGTRIDAVVTGDRDPGYGSTSKMISEAALCLVHDVPSGSEKGGGLWTPGALMGDALRKRLVERAGLTFTAG
- the rnr gene encoding ribonuclease R, with protein sequence MPKNNAPKPTPGLPTREQILDFIATSNTPAGKREIAKAFGLTAQQKITLKAMLKDMADEGLIDSAPGRAFHKMGGVPKVTVLRIVDADDGGNVWAVPENWQAEAPAPRLRVRERKRGALGVGDRILARTEEAGNGWIAHPMKALARGEELILGVLRQEGSKLWLQGVEKKERREFQVSDAGEGKPGDLVLAEKAGRPPRITARVTEVLGDPFAPRSFSLIAIHKLGIPTVFSPETIEGAEKVARTPLGDDREDLRHVPIVAIDPADARDHDDAVWATRDDDPKNEGGWKAIVAIADVSFYVRPGSDLDREARRRGNSVYFPDRVVPMLPEVLSADVCSLKEGADRGALVCHMQIGKSGELKSWRFTRAVVRIAANIAYEDAQAAIDGEIEHPLTETALKPLWACWHALYKAREKRSPLDLDLPERRVVLDEKGRIMSVAPRERLDAHKLIEDYMIAANVAAAKALEAKKAPVMYRVHEEPSREKLVALKDYLKTFGVEFALGQVVRPATFNHILDKVGEVDFRQQVMEQVLRTQTQAYYAPANHGHFGLALGSYAHFTSPIRRYADLIVHRALVSAYKLGPGGLTEGEAAGMERIGEGISALERRAMEAERDTIDRYVAAFLAERVGQVVETRITGVTNFGFFATVEGIGGDGLMPVRDIGGEYFRFDEAARKLVGEHSGTEYASGQRLSLRLAEANPVSGALRFEMVDGKGASPERDVKPARVIKRRGRPANIRHQGRKR